One window of the Thermoplasmata archaeon genome contains the following:
- a CDS encoding NosD domain-containing protein, producing MDARKIEIEGINKLVEEGIPADYMLLLQTDEGLETDLLVRQYIKEALTKGEICIAVLSESSPDDFKKLMSAIGINAETHEKNGTLYIVDWYSFRNERIIGVEEKGAIYKCSKSLTNVEIAISKILKKIEGKKFRVYSDILSNAIKVFGFETAFKFSQGLTARIKKYNGGALFKISKTMHEQKVISAFHSHFNGVLDIEHRREEERVVARIGIISLDNLFYETSYKKLGVSKTKGIIIMDEEEMKAKPKPVVKKVVKEEVAEEETAEEEGGEKIEEMKGSSVLIYEEDPKHIYKLYRQFLSEGMPGLCVSTTFPAKLKKLHKFDSEVLWISESSEKGAVKPGRMEFELMREVGNFLKNNKEGVLVLDCIETLILENGFDKVVKFLKKIGDMAAVNGNTVLAVINDKSMEQEKLYVLSKSFDMKITREELEKEAKKPKPVEVKPEVVPGAKEEVVSAEEEKPVVAPAVEKEEVKVEKEPEAVKEEKALVGREAFTNGLKKSVTAREAYTNGLGKRKPGYVNGLKKPGMRQRPAKVSRVKQVVVGLVVVVIAISVFAFWLFTIPSEKIKVDGNIDDWQGLAVYKDSEDFANPDIKITEYSIYYSNEKCYFYVKVAGTAFNGANSGYDTLVLFIDKDRNPNTGYRVENIGADAKIEISGFNGNIHTSSVAVFKEGSTSIKPELNYSAWESVGGVVVEKSGNIVEGSAKITGMTEPIGLVAMRHYEGSVYAEKRGMALVSKTEGSLVVYQNFIGNDVVYADADVLELRLIAKGKDVHVESISVANANVSLPKKDIAVNEEVVVSCKAKSLTNGKAFEFGVQSVDTNVPYRIVGNGGKAYFGSLPSGIVIDGAFGDWQGVEKGSDVSGDASQNIDLREYASAIASNAYFYMAVDGTMLAGCEIPVLGARPPVQPGPPTPVVIKENLGTDVARVYIDLMNSTINTFNPAMISHGYLIELQGRNGQVVSARAWKWENGVKAEEIQNPNIAHGLSDGKIEFSVAGSALAGLNNDTKFYFEMTNWLGEKDASEFAYRAGKIQRENTMANGGTRGTPHSPIHIIGDVGFQTEAQLNGWPGDGTQGNPYIIDGYEIDGGQAPALGMYGIWIENTNVYFVIRNCTVYNATNSGSAPYGAGIALNNVRNGTIENNKCNNSIYGIYLYGNSRFNIITNNNASSNSYGAHLNYTNNTILTFNTITNNGNYGLYVASYSTNNTIAYNNVSSNSNYGIYIYSYSTNNTIAYNNVSSNSNHGIYIYSYSINNTITNNNVSNNSKEGIRVESGCSYTKISGNNVSRNMGHGIFVYTITSYCSIERNTVFNNSWTGIYVNGNAGGYGYINISRNVVYSNGYGGYDYHGIFLYQCVACNVTENKIYANNNTGICIYYNSMGHNITRNNVSDNKGIGIYLRGSQTNNNKIMYNLFYNNSAEGVLISINAYNNVIHHNSFWKNNGSATRGVNGNPQARDIQDISLQNYWYDASTYEGNYWSNWDGSGWGTSSAYPVNGTWRYDMYPISMPVLYPLNITSNEDFAFYAMLYGWPGNGTKLNPYIIDGYYINGNGTLNCTYIANTDVYFVIRNCLLKNASLSDRIGIYLTDVKNGTLFNNTISNCWRGIYLYDVTDTTITENKIPGTSGNVGVRLENSYGNVIRRTHIYAVSSSGVLLSNSSFNYLSENKVNNTNYGLSLFSSSNNNIITNNNLSYNFYGIQVSASSYNNITYNWICNSTNYGVYIASGSSGNSIHHNNFIGNNGAGKGVNGNCQAYDDVGGNYWNKSIGQEGNYWSNWDGTGWGTSSAYPINGGSGGADWYPLSNRTFAPLHIVGNEEFVFYAKLYGWPGAGISANPYIIDRYYLNGNATGIPSSYNIWIENTNLYFRISNSTIRNATDNIASPYGAGIAFISVTNGVVDNNTVTNNVDGIYIKMSNGLNIKNNNISFNSETGIDIYECSYLTITGNTMYYDGIHLDGGQVSHWNTHMIQTTNTVNGKPIRYYSNQTGSAVDTLAGQIILANCIAMTVNGVAINNTTTALLIGFSRNTTITNNNFSDCRFCAIFMRNTENDTIKSNVLLRNTHYGVYSNSANNTEMEWNLVSDNVDYGICIVYFTYGRISNNTVLRNNYGGMALFYGGNNTLLNNNISQNYLGLIISNSGSNTVTYNTFRTNMNYAVQIYSGCTNNVLHHNNFFQNRGATKGNSGLSQAYDISGASTWYTGYQGNYWSNWDGHNWSSSNAYPIDGGVAADFFPLKLPTRLPIRINSNADFTPANGVKSGTGSPWDPYIISDWEIDGTGYGSCIYIGNTTAYFVIKNCYLHNATGNGNLYYDNAAVQLRNVKNGTVKESVILNSTIGVYICQNSAGITVHNNTISNGGDFGQGVYIQSSSNNTITNNTIFDNYNGIYIAYSPNNTIENNTIYSNGQHGIYIYDADNNTIQRNNIHHNTQAGIYSNYGDSNVILFNEIHENNDGVNLTHSTFNIVSENNMSNNFGYGLYIYDSNNNVIKYNKIHSCGEGILIDTSDSITIFHNNISQSGTHGLRFAYSSTGTIVFYNIFYANTNFGVCIADGATAITIHHNSFIMNNGAGKGVVGNNQAYDEVGGNSWYDDTAQEGNYWSNWDGKDWGTSDAYWIGGYETSDHYPLSKPVLPPLHINGNAEFAYYAAFYGWDGNGTPSNPYRISKYYINGEGFAYCIWIENTTVYFNVTDCDLRNASLIDDDPHGAGIAIYNGSNGTIGWNNIANNWVGVFLNNALNCSIVENNLTHNGIAIFGDAVEAWTSHEIDTTNIVNGQPVYYYKDRDWITVPEDAGQVLIANCTNIIVANITTGNATMGVEAGFSSGLKIMNMSSYYNLFGAMIVGCDDTQITNSTFDTSYVSGVEIQFSTNVVIEENEFSATFPFGDKGIGAYHSLGLLITRNEINNIRIGILFETCPLSQITQNVINYRGENWNDAGVRIYNSSYAFVAQNQITSIMGDGCGIFLEATDNDTISNNDISGNPSGFSGSGIIVEYSKSIRLSENIVYNHLQYAIYITASTRCDVRDNNIYSSYYGIFVYSANSNNVTYNEVIGNNYGIQISNANNNNITYNSVTSNSVYGIGLASASSNKIFHNAIAQNNIGMYIFSSSTNNNITYNNFSWNIGYGISIVQGSSSNIIHYNTFIANNGATRDANGNRQAKDDVGGNSWYNGTNQKGNYWSNWDGDGWGTASAYPIDGMAGASDWYPLSEPAMPKLPRLHIIGNANFSYFASIYGWLGNGAAWDPYIIDGYEIDGEGDSYSIWIENTNVYFIIQNCKVWNATNMSANPGGSGMALWNVSNGTIYNNAVIQNANGIYLSVCHGSNLIVGNNVRTNSDVGISVDTCEDISIYSNVVESNNIGISLVYSSSCTIYDNHVTGNNGNGIYLYDTSTYNYVGYNIINSNNNHGIYLKEGCDYNIIEYNDVGSNSNGICLDQSNYNTITNNTVAGNDGGIYLSSSSYNTITNNNVINNNHDGIQLVSSSNNNNITNNNASENLARGIYLNSSNYNKLTDNTVSDNLQYGIFLQSSTNNNITNNNAANNSYGIYLEQSSANILSGNTVHGNAWYGIIIHASSNYNVVKNNNVSSNIGYGISLWNFCGYNNISENFVVGNNGVGIGIYYSSYNDIYLNNVSEGNEDGIRLWASSNNNNITYNTLYHNTNYGINITDSSTGNYIYHNYFIGNNGAGKGVSGSCQAYDEVGGNIWYNGTLLEGNQWSNWDGNGWGTSNAYPIDGGAGASDWYPLGGPVNELSVLPIFGIVILGILLMNCRRRK from the coding sequence ATGGACGCAAGAAAGATTGAGATAGAGGGCATAAATAAGCTAGTAGAAGAGGGAATACCTGCGGATTATATGCTGCTGTTGCAGACCGATGAGGGGCTGGAAACAGACCTGCTTGTGAGACAGTATATAAAGGAAGCACTGACTAAAGGAGAGATTTGTATTGCGGTGTTATCCGAGAGTTCACCAGATGACTTTAAAAAGTTGATGAGTGCAATAGGAATAAATGCTGAGACCCATGAAAAGAATGGCACGCTCTACATTGTGGACTGGTATTCCTTCAGAAATGAAAGAATAATAGGGGTAGAGGAGAAAGGTGCAATTTACAAATGCTCAAAGAGTTTAACAAATGTGGAAATTGCAATTTCAAAAATTCTGAAGAAAATTGAAGGCAAAAAATTCAGAGTTTATTCAGACATTCTTTCAAATGCTATAAAAGTTTTTGGCTTCGAAACCGCATTCAAGTTTTCGCAAGGGCTGACAGCGAGAATCAAGAAATACAATGGCGGAGCTCTGTTCAAAATTTCCAAGACGATGCATGAGCAGAAGGTAATTTCCGCGTTTCACTCGCATTTCAACGGTGTACTGGACATTGAGCATCGAAGGGAAGAGGAGAGGGTGGTTGCAAGAATAGGAATAATTTCTTTAGATAATTTATTCTATGAAACCTCCTACAAGAAATTGGGTGTGAGCAAAACAAAGGGCATTATAATTATGGATGAGGAAGAGATGAAGGCAAAGCCAAAACCCGTTGTGAAGAAAGTTGTGAAAGAAGAGGTGGCAGAAGAGGAGACAGCAGAGGAGGAGGGTGGAGAGAAAATTGAAGAAATGAAAGGCTCAAGTGTTCTCATTTATGAGGAGGACCCCAAACACATCTACAAACTCTATCGCCAATTTCTTTCGGAAGGAATGCCAGGGCTCTGTGTTAGCACCACATTCCCAGCTAAACTCAAGAAACTCCATAAATTTGATTCAGAGGTGCTCTGGATTTCAGAATCCTCAGAGAAAGGTGCAGTGAAGCCAGGTAGAATGGAATTTGAGTTAATGCGTGAAGTGGGCAACTTCTTAAAAAACAACAAGGAAGGTGTGCTAGTTCTTGACTGTATTGAAACCCTCATCCTTGAAAATGGCTTTGATAAGGTTGTTAAGTTTCTGAAGAAGATTGGTGACATGGCCGCGGTGAACGGCAACACGGTTCTGGCTGTGATAAATGACAAGAGCATGGAGCAGGAGAAGCTGTATGTGCTTTCGAAAAGCTTTGATATGAAAATAACTCGTGAAGAACTGGAGAAGGAAGCAAAGAAGCCAAAGCCAGTTGAGGTAAAACCAGAAGTCGTGCCTGGGGCAAAGGAAGAGGTTGTGTCTGCAGAAGAGGAGAAACCAGTTGTTGCACCTGCGGTGGAAAAAGAAGAGGTGAAGGTAGAAAAAGAGCCAGAGGCAGTGAAGGAAGAAAAGGCATTGGTTGGTAGAGAAGCATTTACAAATGGGTTGAAGAAGAGTGTGACTGCGAGAGAGGCCTACACCAATGGACTTGGAAAGCGGAAGCCAGGGTATGTAAACGGATTGAAGAAACCTGGCATGAGGCAAAGACCAGCAAAAGTTAGCCGGGTAAAACAGGTTGTTGTGGGACTTGTGGTTGTGGTAATTGCCATCTCAGTTTTTGCATTCTGGCTTTTCACGATTCCTTCAGAAAAAATTAAGGTGGATGGAAACATAGATGATTGGCAGGGGCTTGCGGTTTATAAAGACAGTGAGGACTTTGCAAACCCAGACATAAAAATCACAGAATACAGCATTTACTACAGCAATGAAAAATGCTATTTCTATGTGAAAGTTGCTGGCACTGCGTTTAATGGTGCAAACAGTGGCTATGATACCCTTGTTCTGTTTATCGACAAGGACAGGAATCCAAACACTGGCTACAGGGTGGAGAACATAGGAGCAGATGCAAAGATAGAGATTAGCGGATTCAATGGCAACATTCATACTTCATCAGTGGCAGTGTTTAAAGAAGGGAGTACATCTATAAAGCCAGAATTGAATTACAGTGCCTGGGAAAGTGTTGGCGGTGTGGTCGTGGAGAAAAGCGGGAACATTGTTGAAGGAAGTGCGAAGATTACAGGAATGACAGAGCCAATAGGCCTTGTTGCGATGCGACACTATGAGGGCAGTGTTTATGCAGAGAAACGGGGCATGGCGCTGGTAAGCAAAACTGAAGGAAGTTTAGTGGTTTACCAGAATTTTATTGGCAATGATGTGGTATATGCAGATGCTGATGTGCTCGAGCTAAGATTGATTGCAAAGGGTAAGGATGTGCATGTGGAAAGCATAAGCGTGGCAAATGCGAATGTGAGTTTACCAAAGAAGGACATTGCAGTGAATGAAGAAGTGGTGGTGAGTTGCAAAGCAAAGAGCTTGACAAATGGTAAGGCATTTGAGTTTGGTGTACAGAGTGTGGACACGAATGTACCCTACAGAATTGTGGGCAACGGTGGCAAAGCATACTTTGGTTCCTTACCTTCAGGAATTGTGATTGATGGTGCGTTTGGTGATTGGCAGGGTGTGGAGAAGGGGAGTGATGTAAGTGGAGATGCAAGCCAGAACATTGATTTGCGAGAGTATGCCAGTGCAATTGCAAGCAATGCATACTTCTACATGGCAGTGGATGGCACAATGCTTGCTGGCTGCGAAATCCCTGTGCTTGGTGCCAGACCCCCAGTGCAGCCAGGACCACCAACGCCAGTGGTGATAAAAGAAAATCTGGGCACGGATGTGGCAAGGGTTTACATTGATTTGATGAATTCTACAATCAACACCTTCAATCCAGCAATGATTTCTCATGGCTATCTGATTGAGTTACAAGGGAGAAATGGACAGGTAGTAAGTGCAAGGGCCTGGAAGTGGGAGAATGGTGTTAAGGCAGAGGAAATCCAGAATCCAAACATTGCTCATGGTTTGAGCGATGGTAAAATTGAGTTCAGTGTTGCAGGCAGTGCTCTTGCTGGCCTCAATAACGACACGAAATTCTACTTTGAGATGACAAACTGGCTTGGCGAAAAAGATGCAAGTGAGTTTGCTTACAGAGCAGGAAAAATCCAGCGTGAAAACACTATGGCAAATGGCGGGACAAGAGGCACACCACATTCACCGATACATATAATCGGTGATGTTGGGTTTCAAACAGAAGCACAGTTGAATGGGTGGCCTGGTGATGGAACCCAAGGAAATCCATACATTATAGATGGATATGAAATAGATGGAGGACAAGCACCAGCATTAGGTATGTATGGCATCTGGATAGAGAACACGAATGTGTATTTTGTAATAAGAAACTGCACAGTTTACAATGCGACAAATTCTGGCAGTGCACCTTACGGTGCAGGAATTGCACTAAACAATGTGAGGAATGGAACAATAGAAAACAACAAGTGCAATAACTCAATATATGGGATTTATCTATATGGGAATTCACGATTCAACATAATAACAAATAACAATGCCTCTAGCAACAGCTATGGTGCACATTTGAACTACACAAACAACACCATTTTAACATTCAACACCATTACTAATAATGGAAACTATGGTCTTTACGTAGCTTCTTATTCCACAAACAACACCATAGCCTACAATAATGTCTCCAGCAACTCTAACTACGGCATTTACATCTACTCCTATTCCACAAACAACACCATAGCCTACAATAATGTCTCCAGCAACTCTAACCATGGCATTTACATCTACTCCTATTCAATCAATAACACCATAACAAATAACAATGTATCCAACAACTCCAAGGAGGGAATCCGTGTTGAGTCTGGGTGTTCCTACACAAAAATCAGCGGTAACAATGTATCTAGAAATATGGGACACGGAATTTTTGTCTATACGATAACCTCATACTGCTCTATAGAGAGAAATACCGTTTTCAATAATAGCTGGACTGGAATATATGTTAATGGGAACGCTGGTGGCTACGGATATATCAATATCTCTCGCAATGTTGTCTATTCCAATGGATATGGTGGTTATGACTATCACGGTATCTTTCTATACCAGTGTGTGGCTTGTAATGTGACTGAAAATAAAATTTATGCAAATAATAACACCGGAATTTGCATATACTATAATTCTATGGGCCACAACATCACAAGAAATAATGTCTCAGATAATAAAGGAATAGGGATATACTTACGTGGTTCACAAACAAATAACAATAAAATCATGTATAATTTATTTTATAACAACTCAGCGGAGGGCGTACTTATTTCAATTAATGCGTATAATAATGTAATCCACCATAATAGTTTCTGGAAAAACAATGGTTCTGCAACAAGAGGTGTAAATGGAAACCCACAGGCGCGAGATATACAAGATATATCTTTACAAAATTACTGGTACGATGCTTCCACATACGAGGGAAATTACTGGAGCAATTGGGATGGAAGTGGATGGGGAACATCTAGTGCATACCCTGTAAATGGAACATGGAGATACGACATGTATCCAATCTCGATGCCAGTACTCTATCCACTCAACATAACAAGCAACGAGGACTTTGCATTCTATGCTATGCTTTACGGCTGGCCTGGAAATGGCACGAAACTAAATCCATACATTATTGATGGATACTACATAAACGGTAATGGGACTTTGAACTGCACATACATAGCAAATACAGATGTGTATTTTGTAATCCGGAACTGCTTGCTGAAGAACGCGAGTTTGAGCGATAGAATTGGTATTTATCTGACAGATGTAAAAAACGGAACTTTATTTAATAATACTATCAGCAATTGTTGGCGAGGAATCTATTTGTATGATGTCACAGACACGACTATAACTGAGAACAAAATTCCAGGCACATCTGGCAATGTGGGAGTTCGATTGGAAAATAGTTATGGAAATGTAATTCGGAGGACCCATATCTATGCTGTTTCATCATCAGGAGTTCTTCTATCCAACAGTAGTTTCAATTACCTGTCCGAGAACAAAGTGAACAACACAAATTATGGGTTATCCTTATTCTCTTCCTCAAATAACAATATAATAACAAACAACAATCTATCTTATAATTTCTATGGGATTCAGGTCTCAGCCTCAAGCTATAACAACATCACCTATAACTGGATTTGCAACAGCACAAACTATGGAGTGTATATTGCATCTGGCTCATCAGGGAACTCTATTCATCATAACAACTTTATCGGCAACAACGGTGCAGGCAAGGGTGTGAACGGCAACTGCCAGGCGTATGATGATGTTGGCGGGAACTACTGGAATAAAAGTATCGGACAGGAAGGCAACTACTGGAGTAACTGGGATGGTACTGGTTGGGGCACTTCAAGTGCCTATCCGATAAACGGCGGTTCTGGTGGTGCGGATTGGTATCCATTATCCAACAGAACATTTGCTCCGCTGCATATTGTTGGTAACGAGGAGTTTGTTTTCTATGCAAAACTCTATGGCTGGCCAGGTGCTGGAATTTCGGCAAATCCATACATCATAGATAGATACTATCTCAATGGTAATGCGACAGGCATTCCTTCATCTTACAACATCTGGATTGAGAACACGAATCTTTACTTTAGGATTTCTAACTCAACAATAAGAAACGCCACAGACAATATAGCGTCTCCGTACGGTGCTGGAATAGCGTTTATCTCCGTTACAAATGGAGTTGTGGATAACAATACAGTTACAAACAATGTTGATGGTATTTACATTAAAATGTCAAATGGACTGAATATAAAAAATAACAATATTTCATTTAATTCGGAAACAGGAATAGATATCTATGAGTGCAGTTACCTCACGATCACTGGCAATACAATGTACTATGACGGTATCCATTTAGATGGTGGGCAGGTTAGCCACTGGAATACCCACATGATTCAAACAACTAACACAGTTAATGGAAAACCTATCAGGTATTACAGTAACCAAACTGGCAGTGCTGTAGATACTCTTGCAGGGCAGATAATCCTGGCAAACTGTATAGCGATGACAGTCAATGGTGTAGCAATTAATAATACCACCACTGCACTTCTCATCGGTTTTTCAAGGAATACGACAATCACAAACAATAACTTTTCGGATTGCAGATTCTGTGCAATTTTTATGCGAAATACAGAAAATGATACCATAAAATCAAATGTTCTTCTTAGAAATACCCATTATGGAGTATATTCAAATTCCGCCAACAATACGGAGATGGAATGGAATCTGGTCTCAGACAATGTGGATTACGGAATTTGTATCGTGTATTTCACATATGGAAGAATATCCAATAATACTGTGCTCAGAAACAATTATGGAGGTATGGCACTCTTCTATGGTGGGAATAACACATTGCTGAATAACAACATTTCTCAGAATTACCTAGGCCTCATTATAAGTAATAGCGGCTCAAACACAGTTACTTATAACACCTTCAGAACCAACATGAATTATGCAGTTCAAATTTATTCTGGATGTACTAACAATGTTCTGCATCACAACAATTTCTTCCAGAACAGAGGAGCGACTAAGGGAAATTCAGGTTTGAGTCAGGCCTATGATATCTCTGGGGCAAGCACATGGTATACTGGATATCAGGGCAACTACTGGAGCAACTGGGATGGACATAACTGGAGCAGCTCAAATGCCTATCCTATTGATGGTGGAGTCGCTGCAGATTTCTTCCCATTGAAGCTGCCGACCAGGTTGCCAATAAGGATAAACAGCAATGCTGATTTTACACCTGCAAACGGGGTTAAAAGTGGAACTGGCTCACCCTGGGACCCCTACATTATCTCCGACTGGGAGATTGACGGCACAGGCTATGGCTCCTGTATCTATATTGGGAACACAACCGCCTATTTCGTTATCAAGAACTGCTATCTCCACAATGCAACAGGAAATGGTAATCTGTATTATGATAATGCCGCTGTTCAGCTGCGAAATGTGAAAAATGGAACTGTGAAAGAGAGCGTAATTTTAAACTCAACAATCGGTGTTTACATTTGTCAAAATTCTGCTGGAATCACAGTACATAACAACACGATTTCTAATGGTGGTGATTTTGGTCAGGGTGTTTACATACAATCTTCAAGCAACAACACAATCACAAATAACACAATTTTTGACAATTACAACGGCATTTATATTGCATATTCTCCAAACAACACTATTGAAAACAACACAATTTACAGTAATGGACAACATGGAATTTACATATATGATGCAGATAACAACACAATCCAACGAAACAATATTCATCATAACACCCAAGCTGGAATATACTCAAACTATGGTGATAGCAATGTTATTCTCTTCAATGAAATCCATGAAAATAATGACGGTGTAAACTTAACCCACTCCACGTTCAACATTGTATCTGAGAACAATATGTCAAACAACTTTGGATACGGGCTGTACATCTATGATTCAAACAATAATGTGATAAAGTATAACAAAATTCATAGTTGTGGCGAAGGAATCTTAATTGATACGTCGGATAGTATAACAATATTCCACAACAACATTTCCCAATCAGGCACTCATGGTCTCAGGTTTGCATATTCTTCAACTGGAACTATAGTTTTCTACAACATTTTCTATGCCAACACAAATTTCGGCGTTTGTATTGCTGATGGAGCCACTGCCATCACAATTCATCACAACAGCTTCATAATGAACAACGGTGCAGGCAAGGGCGTTGTCGGTAATAATCAGGCATACGATGAGGTGGGCGGCAACTCTTGGTATGACGATACCGCGCAAGAAGGAAATTACTGGAGTAATTGGGATGGCAAGGATTGGGGGACTTCAGACGCTTACTGGATTGGTGGTTATGAAACCTCTGACCACTATCCACTCTCCAAGCCAGTTCTTCCTCCACTTCACATCAATGGAAATGCAGAGTTTGCCTATTACGCTGCGTTTTATGGTTGGGATGGCAATGGCACACCAAGTAATCCCTACAGAATAAGCAAGTACTACATAAATGGAGAGGGATTTGCATATTGCATATGGATAGAGAATACCACAGTGTATTTTAATGTTACAGATTGTGATTTACGAAACGCATCGCTAATTGATGACGACCCGCATGGCGCCGGGATTGCAATTTACAATGGTTCAAATGGTACAATTGGTTGGAATAATATAGCGAATAACTGGGTAGGTGTATTCCTCAACAATGCTTTGAATTGCAGCATTGTTGAAAATAATTTGACGCACAACGGAATTGCAATTTTTGGTGATGCAGTTGAAGCATGGACTTCGCATGAAATTGATACTACCAACATTGTGAACGGACAGCCAGTCTATTATTACAAGGATAGAGATTGGATTACAGTGCCGGAAGACGCAGGCCAGGTACTGATAGCGAATTGTACGAACATTATCGTGGCCAATATAACTACAGGAAATGCCACAATGGGTGTGGAGGCGGGTTTCAGCAGTGGGCTCAAGATAATGAACATGAGTTCATATTATAATCTGTTTGGAGCAATGATTGTGGGTTGTGATGACACCCAAATTACGAATTCTACTTTTGATACATCTTATGTATCCGGTGTTGAAATTCAATTCAGCACAAATGTTGTGATAGAGGAGAATGAGTTTAGTGCTACATTTCCTTTTGGCGACAAAGGAATCGGAGCATACCATTCTCTTGGTCTTCTAATAACAAGGAACGAAATTAACAACATTCGTATAGGTATCCTATTTGAGACCTGTCCTCTCTCTCAGATAACTCAGAATGTGATAAATTATCGTGGAGAAAACTGGAATGATGCAGGCGTCAGAATATACAACTCCTCGTATGCATTTGTAGCTCAAAATCAGATAACCAGCATAATGGGAGATGGGTGCGGCATTTTCCTTGAGGCGACTGACAATGATACTATTTCCAACAACGATATATCTGGTAACCCATCTGGATTTTCTGGTTCTGGGATCATTGTGGAATACTCGAAGAGCATTCGACTCTCAGAAAACATTGTTTACAATCATTTGCAGTATGCAATTTACATCACTGCATCCACCAGATGCGATGTGAGAGATAACAATATTTATAGTAGTTATTATGGTATCTTCGTTTATTCAGCGAATAGTAACAATGTTACATACAACGAGGTGATCGGGAACAATTATGGGATTCAGATCTCAAATGCCAATAACAACAATATCACATACAATAGCGTGACTTCCAATTCGGTCTATGGTATTGGTTTAGCATCTGCCTCTAGTAATAAGATTTTCCATAATGCGATTGCCCAGAACAATATCGGAATGTACATCTTTTCTTCCTCAACAAACAACAACATTACATACAATAATTTCAGTTGGAACATAGGTTATGGAATTAGTATTGTTCAAGGTTCATCTTCCAACATAATTCATTACAACACCTTTATCGCAAACAACGGAGCTACTAGAGACGCTAATGGCAACCGCCAGGCAAAAGATGATGTGGGTGGAAATTCCTGGTACAATGGCACAAACCAGAAAGGCAATTACTGGAGTAACTGGGATGGGGATGGCTGGGGCACAGCAAGTGCCTACCCGATTGATGGTATGGCGGGGGCAAGCGACTGGTATCCACTCTCAGAACCGGCAATGCCAAAGCTTCCACGCCTTCATATTATAGGGAATGCAAACTTCAGTTACTTTGCGTCTATCTATGGATGGCTAGGGAATGGGGCAGCATGGGACCCCTACATAATTGACGGTTACGAAATAGACGGCGAAGGAGATTCTTACAGCATATGGATAGAGAACACGAATGTATATTTCATAATCCAGAACTGTAAAGTTTGGAATGCTACGAATATGAGTGCCAATCCGGGTGGCTCAGGAATGGCACTCTGGAATGTGTCAAATGGCACGATATACAACAACGCAGTGATACAGAATGCCAACGGCATTTATTTGAGCGTTTGCCACGGCAGTAACTTGATTGTAGGCAACAATGTACGAACAAACTCCGATGTAGGCATATCGGTTGATACCTGTGAGGATATTAGCATATATAGTAATGTTGTGGAATCAAACAATATAGGAATAAGTTTAGTATATTCATCATCCTGCACAATTTATGACAATCATGTTACAGGAAATAATGGTAACGGAATTTATCTCTATGATACATCTACCTACAACTATGTTGGATATAACATAATAAACAGTAATAATAACCATGGAATATATCTAAAAGAGGGCTGTGACTACAACATTATTGAGTATAATGATGTGGGCTCAAATTCTAATGGTATCTGTTTGGACCAGTCAAACTACAACACGATTACAAACAATACAGTCGCAGGTAACGATGGTGGCATCTATTTGTCCTCCTCAAGCTACAACACAATAACAAACAATAATGTTATTAACAACAACCACGATGGCATTCAGTTGGTTTCATCAAGCAATAATAACAACATAACAAACAACAATGCCTCTGAGAATCTTGCTCGTGGTATCTATTTAAATTCATCAAACTATAACAAACTAACGGATAACACTGTCTCTGACAATTTGCAGTATGGCATCTTTTTGCAATCTTCAACTAACAACAACATAACAAACAACAATGCAGCAAATAATAGTTATGGCATATATTTAGAGCAATCAAGTGCCAATATTCTCTCGGGCAACACTGTACATGGGAACGCATGGTATGGTATAATCATTCATGCTTCGAGCAATTACAATGTTGTTAAGAACAACAATGTTTCAAGTAACATAGGTTATGGGATTTCTCTATGGAATTTTTGCGGTTACAATAACATTTCTGAGAATTTTGTGGTCGGTAACAACGGTGTTGGAATTGGAATATACTATTCAAGCTATAATGACATCTACCTGAACAATGTTTCTGAGGGAAATGAGGATGGAATTCGTCTTTGGGCCTCCAGCAATAACAATAACATCACATACAACACACTTTACCACAACACAAATTATGGAATTAACATCACAGACAGCTCAACTGGGAACTACATCTATCACAACTACTTCATCGGCAACAACGGTGCTGGTAAAGGTGTGTCAGGGAGCTGCCAGGCATACGACGAGGTTGGTGGAAACATATGGTATAACGGGACCCTGCTGGAAGGCAATCAATGGAGTAACTGGGATGGTAACGGTTGGGGTACATCAAATGCCTATCCTATTGATGGTGGTGCCGGTGCAAGTGACTGGTATCCACTTGGAGGGCCTGTGAACGAACTCTCTGTCCTACCAATTTTCGGCATTGTTATCCTAGGTATCTTGCTAATGAACTGTCGGAGAAGAAAGTGA